CCAGCCTCCAGGACAACGGAAGGCTCAGATCCGAAGACTCCGAGCGCGTGTGACTTGAGAGCCAGCTCGGGGTTGACGCCGGAGAGCCCAGATCCGATGGAGAAGCGGGTGTTGAAGAGACCAAGGGAGGTGAACCGGTGCTCTGGATCGGGTTGCAGGAAGCGGATCGGGTTGATGGGTTTCCGGTGCAGGTGTGGGGAAATGTTCTGTTCTGAGCACAGATACTCAGATCGGCACGATTGCAGCTACGATTACAAAGCGGCCGGCCGCGAGGCGATTGCGAGGGAAAATCCCGTCATCAGAGCTGCCAAGATCCTCAAAGTTTGAATCGAACGGTCCGAAATTCTAGGTTTTGGTTTTATGATGATCTGGATTTCCGTTGTTGGAGCTGATTAATTATTAGGAGAATTACTCCCTGTAATTGTGGCCACGTCGCGAATTCTATGAATCATAGGGGAGTTGTTGTGATttagaattaaattatttattttgaatgggttgaaaattaatatttgaatattgaacgttgaatatttgaatattgaaaattaggtaaaattaggtgttgaatattgaaatttgtgtgtgatgacgaaggtaatgatgtaatttatttttggattatttgtaaaaattttctataaatagatctctcatttacagaaaaaatcacaattaagttgagaaaaaaatattataaaatttgaagtctgataattttgagagttagagatttttactttttatcgtaaatttttactttttcacaacacgttaccAGCACGaaactctaaaagtcctccatatttttccaagctccaaaacagaagaaaaaggtaacaaaaataataatatttattttagtgtttatttattcattgtgtatatacttaatatataatataatgttataataaaataaatttttcaaaaacttgttataaatcctgtgaggatgttaagacgacatcccacactcccggtaagggatacgacaagtataaaagtccataagatttttaaacaaaatctcTTAtaacacctcattataatattgtgatatgatataaataattatttaaaacattactaatattatatacaccatattattaccataaaattatacaaatacatacatttattttcttgtacaccaacggtcataaacagTAACAAaccggctagtttttgccctataaatatgatatcacaaacacattcaatcactacAACTTTCTCtgcttctctaaaattattcttcatcaaatttttgaagaaaatagaagatggctttcacaaagttatttttaattactttggttatcatactcacgagtattgtatttatcggagaatatcatcctcgtgtgttttctttatttttacgaatgcttgtacttgttgtttatccattactttgtattgcaatattcattaactaataaaatgcatcataattctttttagtaccaccatggctaacttagcaaagctcgaattcattgcactcgacattacgggtaGGGGTGGGTACCGTACCGAACTACGgtaccgtataccgtaccgtaaatatcggtatggaatttttccatatcgataccgataccgaaaatttcggtacggtttGTCGAGCCCCCgcgcacctttgcaagctctataaagaatcgataaaggggaaagaaaaagagaccaacttcactgaacgcagtgaccgtttgagtaattcaactcattttgatgctgctgttTTCTTCAAGGATTTCTATGTAAATGATCAAGATGTTGGGGGgatagaaattaaaaatattgatgctgcagattttcttaatgatttctctgaaaatgaacaatatactggtggaatataaatgtacaataatttatttttcttgtattcatatgataatgttttatagcgtgttatatttttaaatatgtattgtattgtattttatttttataaatgtattgttagtaattttatttcattgcatattttttttgaagttcaaatatggaaaatgctataaaccaagctgaagtttgcatacctgatagtggtacaacgcacactatcctccgagataaaagatatttctcggaactaaaaccaacaaaaacaatggtgaatacaatatcaggtcttgtagacttgattaaaggatgtggtaaagcacaatttttgttacctaatggtacaaaatttttgatcaatgatgctttgtattcaccacaatcgaaaagaaatttgttgagttttaatgatatatattcccatgggtataatactcaaacaatgaatgaagggaataagaaatatatgtgtcttaccacatataaatcaaggaagaaatatgtgattgaaaaactaccaatgctctctactggattgcattatatacatataagtccaattgaatcaaacatggtagttgataattcttcaatattatctaattggcatgatcgattaggacatcatGGTTCAAccatgatgcgaagaattatagaaaatacacatggtcatccgttgaaagaccagaagatctttcagaataataagtttcaatgtaaatcatgttctcttggaaaacttattataagaccatcaccagccgaaatccaaactgaatcaccaatgtttcttgaacgtattcagggtgatatttgtggaccaatccatccaccatgtggaccattcagatactttatggtattgattgatgtctccagcagatggtcacatgtatgtttcaTTGTCAACTAGAAATGTTGtgtttgcaagattacttgctcaaataataaaattgaggaatcaatttcccgattatacaatcaagaaaattagacttgataatgctggtgaatttacttcccaaattttcaatgattattgtatgtctatgagaatcattgttgagtatcatgttgctcatgtacatacacagaatggattggctgaatcattgattaaacgtctgcaaatgattgctagaccaatgattatgaaaacaaagctccctatttctatatggggacatgcaattttacatgctgctgcattaattcgcatcagaccaagtgcatatcataaatactccccattgcagcttgcatttggtaaagaaccagacatttctcatctgagaatttttggatgtatggtgtatgtgcctattgcaccacctcaacgaaagaaaatgggacctcaaagaaagattggaatttatattggttatgatagtccatcgatcattcgatatcttgaaccacagacaggcgacgtgttcacagcacgttttgctgattgtcattttaatgaggaaatcttcccaatgttagggggagaacagaaacataccgaaaaagaaattacatggtatgtatcatcattgttacatctggatccaagaacaaaacaatgtgaaaaagatgtacagcaaattgtgcacttgcaaagaatagcaaatcaaataccagatgcatttgcagacacaaaaggggtaactaaatcatatatacatgctgcaaatgcccctgctcgaattgaaattccNtcatagagaaacacaatgatcacaaaatagagaatgatgttcctgaagaaacacgtgatgatcacaaaatagagaatgttgttcctaaagaaacacataatgatgaAAAtcttctgtcagaaccacaaactgacgagaatcatgaaatctctatcaattatattaatacttgttgcgtgttttcttaattgctcgcaagtgcacgacgtcaagttataataaaatgtatttttgagtacaagtgtcgatcccacgaggagtatgtatttaaatgtatattgatgcttgtaattaaaatagtctcaattttatttagaaaaatcacttaaaagatttgtttgcaAGAATAACTAAATTGAAAATGGATTTAAGTAAAATATAACACCAAACTTTTTATAGCAAATAATAATGGAATAAAAGATCTAGAGGTTTGATTTCACGCAACTATCCACCATGTGTAATTCCTATTAGCTatgttataaaaattctaaattcttCTTATTCATTAGCCAAGAATCCTAATATTATCTACTCCCTTTTCCAAGTAATAAGTATATATTGGTTATCTAAAAATGAATTGTGACATTCCCATCAAcaatctataaataaataacatttcaaGCACTAGATTCTCTATAGGCTTCAATAGCATTATAGGCCtcccgaactctataaatactaatgatgtatttgttccttttcttgtttataatttcctcttccgagtgataaattgtaaacatataaatcattcaaCTTATGGCCAATAAATTGAAAGCATTAAGATTGGAATAATACAAATGAACAAGATGAAAAACTTAAATAACTTATGTCATAGATTCCAACACATGGTTTTTAGTTTTGTTCCATCATTCCTCTAGAAATAAAACTTAGTTCATAATAAcacaatcaaaacaacaaaacatggttacaaaacaagaaatatcaattgaaaaataaaagaaagaagaacttagaacaagagtttgaagtgcAGTTTCGGTCCCCGGATTTGTGCAAAAGATTTCTCAAGAACTTGATGAACTTGATCTTCAATCCTTTTTCAGCAGCCTCCACTCCTTCCTTGGCTCCCCAGTGACCTAGATAGTGAATAATAGAAGCCTTTTATAGTCCAAGACAAGTCTTTGCACGCAAAACACAAAAGTCATCAACTCCCATGCGCAGCACaccaaatttcagaattttcggACTTTGTCTGTCAAAGACCGCGGGTTCGGTAAAGatggcaccgcgggtgcgctgctatTTCGGGGAAAACTTTCATTTTTGAACTTCagtgaccgcgggtgcggtagaacaaggaccgcgggtgcggtacagCTTCGGCAGAACTTCTGAAATTCGATTTTCAattaccgcgggtgcggtgcctGTGTTAGCGCGGGTGCGCTGGAGCTTctgaaatttttatcttttgcaCTTTCCAATTCAACATTTTACTACTACAAACTCTCATTCTAAACTTCCAAactacaacaacaacaaatcacataaaacctgctcaagaatcacaaaattctaagttaaaaacaagtaataaaagtacaataaattgcacttatcaaactcccccaaacttaatattttgctagtcccgagcaaaactaaacaacacaaacaaacaaatcatgaaatattttaaagaacTTGGCCTCAAGATAAATTAACAAACTCTTCATGCATTCACAAGTCAAATCAATCCAACCAATTTTTCATCCGGATAAAATCATGCAATCGATTAATTTTCTTAACTTCTAATATCTTCAACTCACGTTTCAAAACATTCTCAAtcgatttcaaattttttttttttttacaaacacAAATCAAGAGGTCTTTTCCGGTAAAGGTTGGGTTCAAAGCCATATTCATTCAAGAAAGGAATacccaataaatatttgatgcaATGAGGTGTGTGTAAAATTGATCAAGATTCATACTCAATAGAATTGTTTATCGATTGTCCATAGGCTAGATCCTCCCAATCattctccactagtatattggacAACTATGACTTGGTCAATAGGATTTGCAATGCTTGTAATGTTAGGCCTTGGCTCATGGCTACAAATGAAGATTAGGAATTCAAATAAGAGAGTAAGTTGAATCATCTCTTTTTCTCCCATTTTTCTCTAACTTcttcgaaaaaaaaattattcatttttcttttcttttgcagGAGAATTTCCTTTAAATTCTTACTCCCTTGAGAAGGTAGGAAATTTATGTTTAAGATATTCAACGGGGTAGTAAATGTGGGATATTTGAAAGGATATCGAATGGGGGTCTTTTACACATATTTACGTGTGGCATTCGAATTCATATAGGCTACAAAGAGgtgaaaaatgataaattaattttatttggtaGCTTGAAAGACTCAATCGATCCAAAAATCACCTAAATCATTCCTAAATCATAGTTTGTCCGTATTTCGCCTCGAGTGTTGGTTGGATAGTTCTAGACAAAATCTCAATTCACCAACACAAAGTAGAATCTAATCATTGTGAAAAGTGGTGTCTCAATGCATcaaccaaatacatatatattcaaaagaaaAGTGCTTGGCTTCCAAGAaatttcaagaacacaattCTTTTCTCATATAGGCTCAAGAGGGCTTCAACTGAATatttatgaacaatataaataggctcaaataaaatcaaagattgCCTCAATCATATATGtgcttaaaaaaattaatttcaatgtCAAATGAAAATCACAGAGTTGTATAGAAATTATAAGTTTCAAATTTACCAAATCTCATGATTGTTCTCTAAATTTTTCAAATTGATCGATTAACATGAATGTAATGCATGACTTTTCTTCttaacacaaaatttttttttttttcttttctcatcattggccataaaaaaaaaatttcatgactaaaacactacaaacacacaagcaaacaactcaaataaaactaaatagataaataaacacaaataaacacacaaaataaaataaataaaataacatctCTCCCAAACTAAAACATGTGCATCGTCCTCGATGTAAATAAACGTGGAAAATAGAGGAATACACATACCTCGGGCAACGACCGTCAGTAGTCATTGCTATCCTCATCATCTAGGTCATCTTGTGGTTGTTGGAACTCCGGCGGTTGGTATATGGGTGGCCATTGTGGAGGAGGTGGGAATGGATTCCCAGAGGTTGAAGCTGCTGGAAATTGCTGAGCCAAGACAGACGTAAAATCCATCATATAGTCCATAAATGTACCGGTCCTAAACCGAAACGCATCCATGTCTTGGCGTTGATTTCGCATTTTCTCTCCTAAATGGGTCAACCTATCTCTCATATTTCCTGGTTTCGGTTGTGGTGGTGGTTGTGGATCTTGAGCTTGAGCATGGGCAAGTCTTTGTGCAGCTCTTCTGTTGAATTCCCTTTCAGCTCGACGTGCCTCAGCTTGTTCAACTCTTACTGCCCTATGTGGTTGAATTACCACAATGACATTTTTCGGCTTTAACAATTCTTCATTCACATCCCAAGTCACTCCCGCATTACGGCATAATGCAGTGATAAGAGAAGGGTGGAGGAGTCCACTAGGAGAGTTACTATTTGCATAATCAAGCATCGAACTCTGTAGCAATTGACCTAAATCAATTGTCCGTCCCGTCATGATGCAAAAAGTAAGGATAGCCCTCTCCTTGATGACAGTGGTGGTGTGTTCGATAGGCTGAATCCTAGTAGAAATAAATGAATACCAATCTTTGGCAACACTTTTCAGATCAGACTTTGCTAGGCTAACATGCACATCTTCCCTCATTCTCCACTCCGCTCCCTCTATGCATATTGTTGGAAGTAtattattataatcaacttgCTCAGCCCGGTATTTTTCATACTCATCATGCATAACTGGAGGGATACCATATAACATATTGATCGTATGTGCATCAAAGGCTACCATTTTTCCTCTCACCAACACCTTTAATTGTTCATGCCTAACCTTGAGGTTAGCATGAAATTCTCTCACCAAAGAAATGACAGCATCTTGTGGTTGCCTGCCAAACTCCTCCCAATGCCGAGCAGTAAGCATTAATCCAATTTCGGATCGGGGAAAACTCAGATCAAATCCTCTTTCTTTTATAATGCTTTTGTTCAAAATTCTTCCATAGTTTTCCTCCGCTTTCTCGTTCCAAAACTTTTTTGCATCATAATTTGCAGATGATGATGCACCCTTTGCTTGTTTCTTTCTTggaggcattttatcaaacaccttCAAAACACCAACTTTCTCTTCACTCTAATTCATAAAACTAGATGATTCTGCACTCCCCCAAACTTGTTAAGCACAATAACACCACCTCAACAATATACACACCAATATAATCCACAATATCAAGAATGTACTCCAATAAatgtcaaaaattttttttcttccttccATAGTAAATAACACCaataattttgaatatcaaCAAATGTACTATGGATTTGCTCACCTTGAGTGTAGAAATGTTTCTTGGAAAAACAAAATCGAAGCTCCAATCAAATCATGATGAAATTTTCGAGCCCCTTTCAAACCCTATGTTTGGTGTTGATTGTATGAAATGTAGATGGAAATTTTAGTGGAGTTTTTGAAGTAATGTAAGTGTGGAGTGTATTTTGAGTGTAGGAATGTATATTGAGTGGAGGAATTTCGAAGTGGAGGAGAGAAATTTGAGAAGGGTTCTTCGTTTATTCGTCATTTCTGCCCTATTCTGATTTTAAAAACCACGACCTCGGGTGCGCTCAAGAATATACCGCGTGTGCGCTTGGCTTTCGGGaaagtttcattttttttgtatacaccacaaccgcgggtgcgctccagttttaccgcgggtgcgcttgGCTTTCGGGAAATTTTCAGTATTTTGTATTGTTTTCTTAATTgctcgcaagtgcacgatgtcaagttataataaaatatatttttgagtacaagtgtcgatcccacgagaagtatgtatttaaatgtatattaatgcttgtaattaaaatagtctcaattttatttagaaaaatcacttaaaagatttgtttgcaAGAATAACTAAATTGAAAATGGATTTAAGCAAAATATAACACCAAACTTTTTATAGcaaataacaatggaataaaatATCTAGAGGTTTGATTTCACGCAACTATCCACCATGTGTAATTCCTATTAGCTatgttataaaaattctaaattcttCTTATTCATTAGCCAAGAAGCCTAATATTATTTACTCCTTTTTCCAAGTAATAAGTATATATTGGTTATCTAAAAATGAATTGTGATATTCCCATCAAcaatctataaataaataacatttcaaGCACTAGATTCTTTATAGGCTTCAATAGCATTATAGGCCtcccgaactctataaatactaatgatgtatttgttccttttcttgtttataatttcctcttccgagtgataaattgtaaacatataaatcattcaaCTTATGGCCAATAAATTGAAAGCATTAAGATTGGAATAATACAAATGAACAAGATGAAAAACTTAAATAACTTATGTCATAGATTCCAACACATGGTTTCTAGTTTTGTTCCATCATTCCTCTAGAAATAAAACTTAGTTCATAATAAcacaatcaaaacaacaaaacatagttacaaaacaagaaatatcaattgaaaaataaaagaaagaagaacttagaacaagagtttgaagtgcAGTTTCCGTCCCCGGATTTGTGCAAAAGATTTCTCAAGAACTTGATGAACTTGATCTTCAATCCTTTTTCAGCAGCCTCCACTCCTTCCTTGGCTCCCCAATGACCTAGATAGTGAATAATAGAAGCCTTTTATAGTCCTAGACAAGTCTTTGCACGCAAAACACAAAAGTCATCAACTCCCATGCGCAGCACACCAAATTTCAGAATTTCCGGACTTTGTCtgtcaacgaccgcgggtgcggtaaagatggcaccgcgggtgcgctgctatTTCGGGGAAAACTTTCNTATTCTAAACTTCCaaactacaacaacaaaaataacaacaaatcacataaaacctgctcaagaatcacaaagttctaagttaaaaacaagtaataaaagtacaataaattgcacatattaatactggaaaaatatggaaccgaaaagatatagaagaaattgatgatatattttcttataatgtggcaatcgacatcataaatgataatgaagatcatgaaccaaaatcttttggtgaatgtaaaaatcggcaggattggataaaatggaaagatgtcatccaggttgaattagaTTCACTAAATAAACGTAATATTTTTGGACCTATATTCCTTACATCTGAAGGTGTAAAAcatgttggatacaaatgggtttttattcgaaagcgaaatgagaaaaatgaaatcgtaaaatataaagctcgacttgttgcacaaggtttttctcaaatgcctggaattgattatgaagaaacgtattctcccgtgatggatgcaattacgtttcggtatttgattagcttgacagtatctgaaaatttagaaatgcgtcttatggatgttgttacagcttacttatatggatcacttgatagtaatatatatatgaaaatccctgaaggatttaagatgcctgaagcacaaagttcaaaacccagagaatgttattctgtgaaattacaaagatcattatatgggttaaagcaatcctgccg
This genomic interval from Primulina huaijiensis isolate GDHJ02 chromosome 14, ASM1229523v2, whole genome shotgun sequence contains the following:
- the LOC140957345 gene encoding zinc finger A20 and AN1 domain-containing stress-associated protein 5-like; the protein is MAQKREKEETELKVPASLPMCTPPQPISTTTSHVPASRTTEGSDPKTPSACDLRASSGLTPESPDPMEKRVLKRPREVNRCSGSGCRKRIGLMGFRCRCGEMFCSEHRYSDRHDCSYDYKAAGREAIARENPVIRAAKILKV